A single Aminobacterium mobile DSM 12262 DNA region contains:
- a CDS encoding tyrosine-type recombinase/integrase, translated as MSGNVARLFHTEETWQQTVERYILTRKADGLAPRTIRDYRYHLTRFFAAHPDGLNPDKAKRCVLEYMSIERSPGYHNIVLKHLKCFFRWIVNEGILYTSPCDGIRSRKAQPRIAQHSPDVVKALLALPDQSTYTGLRNYALLLLSLDTGIRPREALSLRVEDVSIPARVVVVRAETAKTRVQRTLPISDQTAQAIMKLVSIRPKEWRNAPLFCSRDGQPLRVNSWYHTVKGYGEKIGADITPYSLRHLFALYFLRNNGNTFALQRIMGHSDLSTTKIYVALARSDLKEQHDLASPVSNLLPRRKRLTRL; from the coding sequence ATGTCCGGAAACGTGGCAAGGCTTTTTCACACCGAGGAAACATGGCAACAAACGGTAGAACGATATATTCTGACAAGGAAGGCTGACGGACTAGCCCCCCGAACCATTCGAGATTACCGATACCATCTGACACGGTTCTTTGCCGCCCATCCTGACGGACTGAACCCGGACAAGGCTAAACGTTGCGTTCTTGAGTATATGTCCATTGAACGTAGCCCGGGGTATCACAATATAGTGCTGAAGCACCTCAAATGTTTCTTCCGATGGATTGTCAATGAAGGAATTTTATACACCAGCCCCTGTGATGGGATAAGGAGTCGCAAGGCTCAACCTCGGATAGCCCAACATAGCCCCGACGTTGTGAAGGCTCTTCTCGCACTCCCCGACCAAAGCACATATACGGGCTTAAGAAATTACGCCCTGCTCCTGCTCTCGCTTGATACGGGGATACGCCCCCGGGAAGCTCTTTCCCTTCGTGTTGAAGATGTTTCCATTCCCGCCCGGGTCGTTGTCGTTCGTGCTGAAACAGCCAAGACAAGGGTACAGCGAACCTTGCCCATATCTGACCAGACAGCACAAGCCATCATGAAGCTTGTTTCCATACGCCCCAAGGAATGGAGAAACGCCCCTCTTTTCTGCTCACGGGACGGGCAACCCCTCCGTGTCAATTCGTGGTATCACACTGTCAAAGGGTATGGAGAAAAGATAGGGGCTGACATTACGCCTTACAGCTTGCGTCACCTGTTCGCCCTCTACTTCTTGAGGAACAACGGCAACACCTTTGCCCTACAGCGAATCATGGGGCATAGCGATCTTAGCACGACTAAAATATATGTTGCCCTTGCCCGATCAGACCTTAAAGAGCAACACGACCTCGCAAGCCCCGTTTCCAACCTTCTACCACGCCGCAAACGCCTAACTCGCTTATGA
- a CDS encoding DUF1850 domain-containing protein, with protein sequence MTKNCRILKILILTLVSSILFITFAPVYRLSLYTKDREIFSAVISSGTRFSMGYVHSVEQTPVEDIYVVSGPQLWLWEERFRSHNAGLPTEAPLRSHFFMEKDWMIIRGSTYRWEQLAVRIGNKELGRNWISSESTGKVNLFEIVPDRVLYLKITQSPLFFRKEFSLL encoded by the coding sequence TTGACGAAAAATTGCCGAATTCTAAAAATTCTAATTTTAACTCTTGTCTCTTCGATCCTTTTTATAACTTTTGCCCCTGTTTACAGGCTTTCTCTATACACAAAAGACCGTGAGATATTTTCGGCAGTAATATCATCCGGAACAAGATTTTCCATGGGCTATGTACATTCAGTAGAGCAAACTCCTGTGGAAGATATTTATGTTGTTTCAGGGCCACAGTTATGGTTATGGGAAGAACGGTTCCGATCACATAATGCAGGGTTACCAACAGAAGCTCCTTTGCGTAGTCATTTTTTTATGGAAAAAGATTGGATGATAATACGAGGAAGTACATATCGTTGGGAACAATTAGCAGTTCGTATAGGGAATAAAGAGTTAGGTCGTAATTGGATTTCTTCAGAGAGCACTGGAAAAGTGAATCTGTTTGAGATTGTACCAGACAGAGTCCTTTATTTGAAAATCACACAATCTCCTTTGTTTTTTAGGAAAGAATTTTCTTTGCTCTGA
- a CDS encoding TRAP transporter permease codes for MDEKNNNINPDLVTEPVSAIDLDELRRQFDTEARYRDLSGWQAVFVTVLAVGMSLFHLYTAGFGLLLAMKQGATHLAFVLVLVFLLYPATAKSSKNSVPWYDFIFAVLAAFATLYLVIEFEEMVNRAGLPTSMDIAVGFIGIALLLEATRRVSSPVLPCIAIFFLIYCYFGRSFPQIFQHRGFNITRIINHMYLGTEGVFGIPLGVSATFVFMFILFGSVLEQTGMGRFIIDLAMALAGGATGGPAKVAVLSSGLMGSVSGSSVANVCTTGMFTIPLMKSVGYKPYFAGAVEAVASTGGQIMPPVMGAAAFIMAQFMGVPYIEVALAAIVPALLYYFAVMVQVHFEATRLGLRGLPREKLPNLFKLLRSKGHLLIPLVVIIYFLLAGYTPLKAAYNGIIATVLISFLNKETRLTLPKLKMALESGAKGALGVACACATVGIVVGTATLTGLGLRIASAIVTIAGGNLLFTLVLTMIACILLGAGLPTTANFIVTSTIAAPALFQLNVPPMAAYMFVLYFGIAADLSPPVALAAYAGAGIAGADPMRTGVTAVKLALAGFLVPFIYVYNPMLVLVDFKPWPFTLAIITAILGVFLLGMSTIGFYKTKMAWWLRIIALGGALGLLIPGWQSDMLGLVILIITHFIQVKKAGKEIEPAG; via the coding sequence TTGGATGAAAAAAACAACAATATTAATCCAGACCTTGTAACTGAACCAGTCTCTGCTATCGACCTTGATGAACTTCGGCGCCAATTTGACACAGAAGCAAGATATCGTGATCTTTCTGGATGGCAAGCAGTATTTGTTACCGTTTTGGCCGTTGGAATGTCTCTTTTCCATCTCTACACTGCAGGTTTTGGCTTGCTTTTAGCCATGAAGCAGGGAGCTACGCATCTTGCCTTTGTACTCGTACTTGTTTTTCTGCTTTATCCTGCAACAGCAAAGAGCAGTAAAAACAGTGTCCCATGGTATGATTTTATTTTCGCTGTTCTCGCAGCCTTTGCTACGCTTTATCTTGTCATAGAATTCGAAGAAATGGTGAATAGAGCAGGGCTTCCTACAAGTATGGATATTGCTGTAGGCTTTATCGGCATAGCTCTTCTTCTCGAAGCGACACGAAGAGTATCAAGTCCGGTATTGCCATGTATTGCTATTTTCTTCCTCATTTATTGCTACTTTGGTAGATCTTTTCCTCAAATTTTTCAACATCGAGGATTTAATATCACTCGAATTATCAACCATATGTATTTAGGCACAGAAGGAGTTTTTGGTATTCCTCTAGGTGTATCAGCTACCTTTGTGTTTATGTTTATTTTGTTCGGATCCGTATTGGAACAAACTGGAATGGGGCGTTTTATTATTGATCTTGCGATGGCCCTGGCTGGTGGAGCTACAGGGGGACCAGCCAAAGTAGCAGTGCTAAGCTCAGGCTTGATGGGATCTGTTTCAGGATCTTCTGTGGCCAATGTATGTACTACAGGCATGTTCACTATCCCTCTCATGAAGAGTGTGGGATACAAACCTTATTTTGCCGGGGCTGTAGAAGCAGTAGCCTCGACAGGGGGGCAGATTATGCCTCCTGTTATGGGAGCTGCCGCTTTTATTATGGCTCAATTTATGGGTGTACCTTATATTGAAGTTGCCCTAGCCGCTATCGTTCCTGCGCTCCTGTACTATTTTGCAGTTATGGTGCAGGTTCATTTTGAAGCAACGAGACTTGGGTTACGAGGATTACCTCGAGAAAAACTTCCTAACCTTTTCAAATTATTGAGAAGCAAGGGACATTTGCTTATCCCGCTCGTCGTGATCATCTATTTCCTCCTCGCTGGGTACACTCCCTTAAAAGCAGCTTACAATGGAATTATAGCAACTGTCCTAATTTCTTTTCTCAACAAAGAAACTCGCTTAACGCTACCTAAGCTAAAAATGGCGTTGGAAAGTGGAGCAAAAGGCGCGCTAGGGGTGGCCTGTGCTTGTGCTACAGTAGGTATCGTAGTAGGAACGGCCACTCTTACGGGGTTGGGGTTACGAATAGCGAGTGCTATTGTCACTATTGCAGGCGGCAACCTTTTATTTACATTAGTATTAACCATGATAGCCTGTATATTGCTTGGCGCAGGTCTTCCAACAACAGCTAATTTTATTGTCACAAGCACTATCGCGGCGCCAGCGCTTTTTCAGCTCAATGTTCCACCTATGGCAGCCTATATGTTTGTTCTTTATTTCGGTATAGCAGCTGATTTGAGCCCCCCTGTGGCCTTAGCAGCGTATGCAGGAGCTGGAATAGCTGGGGCTGACCCTATGCGCACAGGAGTTACAGCTGTTAAGTTGGCGCTTGCAGGTTTTCTTGTCCCATTTATTTATGTATATAATCCAATGCTTGTTCTTGTCGACTTCAAACCATGGCCATTTACCTTAGCCATTATTACAGCTATACTGGGTGTATTCCTCCTTGGTATGAGTACTATAGGATTCTACAAAACAAAAATGGCTTGGTGGTTGCGAATCATCGCTTTAGGAGGAGCTCTTGGGTTGTTGATACCTGGATGGCAAAGTGACATGTTAGGGTTGGTTATTTTGATAATTACCCACTTTATCCAGGTAAAAAAGGCAGGAAAAGAGATTGAGCCGGCAGGATAG
- the ileS gene encoding isoleucine--tRNA ligase, with protein MATDYKDTLKLPQTSFPMRANLAKREPEFLRFWKDIDVYHEMLKKQEGKESFILHDGPPYANGNIHIGTAFNKILKDFIPKYKMMKGYFAPYVPGWDTHGLPIELHVLRTHGLSKDTVDPLELRKKCEKYAHEFLDIQRNDFIRLGALGDWENPYITLKPGYEAAQLGAFADLVEKGLVYKGHKPVYWCIDCQTALAAAEIEYWDETSPSVFIAYSMPEIGKKIEVLQGRDVNVVVWTTTPWTLPASMAVAIGPGYDYVFVESGDKVYLLAQELLESVSKETGLEFGRVLYTCKGRELENELAVHPFYVERKTPIVLADYVLLDTGTGCVHTAPGHGVEDYETGVRYSIDIYNPVDESGHFFKDTPLVGGLSLDEGAKKVLGVLTENGRLLGQGKIVHSYPHCWRCKKPVIFRSTEQWFISVADFRDEALKIIQNNVNWIPDWGKDRIYNMVRDRSDWCISRQRVWGVPIPAFYCDDCGELILKPELIRVIQDKVRTGGTNIWWELSAQELLGDLAVCPHCGSHNLSKDKNIMDVWFDSGVSHFAVLETRPELRWPADLYLEGSDQHRGWFQTSLLTSVAIRDKAPYKSVLTHGFIVDGEGKKMSKSIGNIIRPQEVIDKYGADILRLWVASTDYRNDIRISQGIINNLTESYRRIRNTARYLLGNLTDFDPAKDTVAYNDLLEIDKWVLSVLNGVIDRSTQGFENYEFHIPTFVIHQFCVNELSSFFLDVSKDRLYADATDSVSRRGCQTAMWQILNVMTRMLAPILSFTAEEIWQEMRKIDSTLPKSVFLSDWPEINSTQIDPSLEEKWQQVLVVRGAVSRALETTRTSGIIGHALEARVEVQKKKEYTDAAFSSEDWAMFAIVSDFKWVETVSSCAIVWEDEETGLVIGVDKALGEKCPRCWKFSEKHNENGLCPRCTEVVGE; from the coding sequence TTGGCAACAGACTACAAGGATACTCTCAAACTCCCTCAGACATCTTTCCCTATGAGGGCCAATTTGGCGAAACGCGAGCCCGAATTTTTGAGGTTCTGGAAAGATATTGATGTTTACCACGAGATGTTAAAAAAACAGGAAGGGAAAGAGTCCTTCATTCTTCATGATGGACCCCCTTATGCCAATGGGAATATACATATAGGAACGGCTTTTAACAAAATATTAAAAGATTTTATTCCCAAATATAAGATGATGAAGGGATATTTTGCTCCCTATGTTCCTGGATGGGATACTCATGGTCTTCCTATAGAGCTTCACGTTCTTAGAACTCATGGCCTATCAAAGGATACTGTTGATCCTTTGGAATTGAGAAAAAAATGCGAAAAATATGCTCATGAGTTTCTGGATATTCAGCGGAATGATTTTATCCGCCTAGGAGCTCTTGGCGACTGGGAAAATCCTTATATCACTTTGAAGCCGGGGTACGAGGCAGCGCAACTAGGGGCTTTTGCAGACCTCGTAGAAAAAGGGTTGGTATATAAAGGACACAAGCCGGTATATTGGTGCATTGATTGTCAGACAGCTCTGGCAGCAGCTGAAATTGAATATTGGGATGAAACATCTCCTTCTGTCTTCATAGCCTACTCTATGCCTGAGATTGGAAAGAAAATAGAGGTGCTACAGGGCCGAGATGTTAATGTAGTAGTGTGGACAACAACACCTTGGACCCTTCCTGCTAGCATGGCTGTCGCTATCGGTCCTGGATATGACTATGTTTTTGTGGAAAGTGGCGATAAAGTATACTTATTAGCCCAAGAGCTTCTTGAATCTGTGTCAAAAGAAACAGGTCTGGAGTTTGGTCGTGTTTTATACACGTGTAAAGGAAGAGAATTAGAGAACGAATTAGCAGTTCACCCCTTTTACGTTGAAAGGAAAACACCCATTGTGCTGGCTGATTATGTTCTTCTCGACACAGGTACCGGATGCGTACATACTGCACCTGGCCACGGAGTGGAAGACTATGAGACTGGGGTTCGGTACAGTATAGACATATACAATCCAGTAGATGAGAGTGGACACTTCTTTAAAGATACCCCTCTTGTTGGTGGTCTCTCTCTAGATGAAGGAGCTAAAAAAGTCCTCGGTGTCTTAACTGAAAATGGGAGACTACTTGGACAGGGGAAGATAGTACACTCCTATCCGCATTGTTGGAGATGTAAGAAACCTGTTATCTTCCGATCCACTGAACAGTGGTTCATATCTGTAGCGGACTTTAGAGATGAAGCTCTTAAAATTATTCAAAACAACGTGAATTGGATCCCCGACTGGGGAAAAGACAGAATTTACAACATGGTACGAGACCGATCTGACTGGTGCATTAGCCGGCAGCGAGTCTGGGGCGTTCCTATCCCGGCGTTTTATTGTGATGATTGTGGCGAGCTTATTCTGAAACCGGAACTTATTCGTGTAATTCAGGACAAGGTGAGAACGGGAGGAACGAATATTTGGTGGGAACTTTCTGCCCAAGAGCTGTTAGGAGATCTCGCTGTCTGTCCTCATTGCGGAAGCCATAACCTCTCTAAAGATAAAAATATTATGGACGTATGGTTTGACTCTGGAGTCAGTCACTTTGCAGTGCTTGAGACTCGCCCCGAGTTGCGATGGCCTGCTGATCTCTACCTAGAGGGCAGTGATCAGCATCGTGGCTGGTTCCAAACCTCGTTGTTAACGTCTGTTGCTATTCGCGATAAGGCCCCCTATAAGAGTGTTTTGACCCATGGGTTCATCGTAGATGGGGAAGGCAAAAAAATGTCGAAATCTATAGGGAATATCATCCGGCCTCAGGAAGTTATCGATAAATACGGAGCTGATATTCTACGACTATGGGTCGCTTCTACCGACTATCGAAACGATATTCGGATCTCTCAGGGAATCATCAATAATTTGACAGAATCTTACAGACGTATCCGGAATACGGCTCGTTATCTACTTGGGAACTTAACAGACTTTGATCCTGCAAAAGATACCGTGGCTTATAATGACTTGCTGGAAATAGATAAGTGGGTGCTTTCTGTTCTTAACGGAGTGATCGATCGTTCCACGCAGGGATTTGAGAACTACGAATTTCATATTCCCACTTTTGTGATCCATCAGTTCTGCGTAAACGAGCTGAGTTCTTTCTTTTTAGACGTAAGCAAAGACCGGCTTTATGCAGATGCTACTGATTCTGTTTCTCGCCGTGGTTGTCAGACGGCCATGTGGCAAATACTTAATGTCATGACTCGCATGCTTGCCCCAATCCTCAGTTTCACTGCTGAAGAAATCTGGCAGGAGATGAGAAAAATTGATAGCACTCTGCCGAAGAGTGTTTTTCTCTCAGATTGGCCGGAAATCAATTCTACTCAAATAGATCCTTCTTTGGAAGAAAAGTGGCAGCAGGTTCTCGTTGTGAGAGGAGCCGTTAGTAGAGCTCTCGAAACAACAAGAACGTCTGGTATTATTGGACATGCTCTCGAAGCAAGAGTAGAGGTACAGAAGAAAAAAGAATATACTGATGCGGCCTTTTCTTCAGAGGACTGGGCAATGTTTGCCATCGTTTCTGACTTTAAATGGGTTGAAACTGTTTCGTCTTGTGCCATAGTATGGGAAGATGAGGAGACAGGTCTAGTTATAGGTGTAGACAAAGCTTTAGGAGAAAAGTGCCCAAGGTGCTGGAAATTCTCGGAAAAGCATAATGAAAATGGTTTGTGCCCTCGTTGCACTGAAGTGGTAGGGGAATAA